A window from Citrus sinensis cultivar Valencia sweet orange chromosome 5, DVS_A1.0, whole genome shotgun sequence encodes these proteins:
- the LOC127902041 gene encoding secreted RxLR effector protein 161-like, with protein MITYSPVPTPMITSHSLVKNSGAIISNASQYMSVVGALQYVTLIKPELAFSVNKLSQFLSVPTEEHWQACKRILRYLKGTIHYGLQIYSTGSRHMQINCFSDSDWACDKDDRKSIARYSMFLGPNLVLWSSKKQHVVSKSSTESEYRALALATTEVMWIKGLLAELKIKLIIHPLCGVTIKEQYLWL; from the coding sequence ATGATCACTTATAGTCCAGTACCAACTCCCATGATCACATCTCATTCACTTGTTAAAAACTCAGGAGCTATTATTTCAAATGCTTCTCAGTACATGAGTGTTGTAGGGGCTTTGCAGTATGTGACTTTAATTAAGCCAGAATTAGCTTTTTCAGTTAATAAATTGAGTCAATTCCTCTCAGTTCCAACAGAAGAACATTGGCAAGCATGTAAGAGGATACTTAGATATTTGAAGGGAACAATTCACTATGGTTTACAAATTTACTCAACTGGAAGTCGGCATATGCAAATAAACTGTTTCAGCGActctgattgggcttgtgacaAAGATGATCGAAAGTCAATAGCTAGGTATTCTATGTTCCTTGGACCTAACCTTGTTTTATGGTCTTCGAAAAAGCAACACGTTGTTTCCAAGTCAAGTACAGAGTCAGAATATAGAGCCTTAGCTCTGGCAACAACTGAAGTTATGTGGATAAAAGGGTTACTTGCTGAGTTGAAGATCAAATTGATCATACACCCATTATGTGGTGTGACAATCAAGGAGCAATATCTTTGGCTATGA